AAGAACGTGCGGGAGTACATCGCGGACTGGATGCCGATGTCGCGGACCCGCTCGGCCCGGCCGGCGAACCGCCCGGCCTCGATCTCGGGCTGACCGAAGAGCTTCACCAGCAGCGCGCCGGCCACCCCGAACCGCTCGGTCATGGTCGCGTTCATCTTGGCGTCGAGGTTGTACGCCTCGCGGGTGATGTCGGCCAGCCGTCGACCGACCCGTCGGGCCGGAATGATGAAGATGGGCAGCAGCACCAGTGACAGCGCGGTGATCTGCCAGGAGAGGGTGAACATCACCGCTGCGGTGAGCACCAGTTGGATGACGTTGCTGACCACACCGGACAGGGTGGAGGTGAACGCCCGCTGGGCGCCGAGCACGTCGTTGTTGAGCCTGCTGACCAGGGCGCCGGTCTGGGTACGGGTGAAGAACTGCAACGGCATCCGCTGCACGTGGTCGTAGACCCGGGTGCGGAGGTTGAAGATGATGCCCTCGCCGATGCGCGCCGAATACCACCGCTGGGCCAGGGAGAGCAGCGCGTCGGCGACCGCCAGCGCGGCGATGAACAGGGCCAGCCGCACCACGAGCCGGCCGGCCTCGGTGCCACCCCGGTTGATCGCGTTGATCACGTCACCGGCCAGCACCGGGGTGGCGACGCCGATGATGGCGGCCAGCACCACGGTGGCCAGGAAGACGATGATGTCGCGCCGGTAGGGCTGGGCGAAGGCGACGATGCGTCGGGCCACCCCATGCTTCAGGCGGTGGGTGGAGACCTCGTCCCGGTTGCGCATCGACCGGAGCATGCTCCACCCGGCCATGCCACCTCCGGACATCGGGTTGGACATCGCTCACCTCCGGGTCGTCGGGCAGACCGCGCCGTCAGGTCAATTCTCCCGACGACTGTGACAACCTCGGTCGTAACCCGGATCTTCCCGTGCGGTCCTTACCTATTCTCCCCGGCCGGCCAGGTCGCGCAGCCGACGGGTCTGCGCCTCGCGCTCGGCGCGCTGCTGGTCGGCGTGCGACCGACCGGCCGCACCGGCGAGCAACGCCTTGATCTCCACCACCGCGTCGCGGGCCCCGGAGAGCAGGCCAGCGGTCAGGTCCTGGACCGCGCCGTCCAGCTCGGCTGGTGGCACCACCAGAGTGGCCAGCCCGATCCGGTCCGCCTCGGCGGCGTCCAACCGGCGGCCGGTGGCGCAGATCTCCAGCGCCCGCGCGTAACCGACCAGCTCGACGAGCCGTTTGGTGCCGGCCAGGTCGGGCACCAGGCCGAGGGTCACCTCGGCCATCGACAGTTTCGCGTCGGCGGCGAGGACACGCAGGTCACAGGCGAGGGCGAGCTGGAAGCCCGCACCGATCGCGTGACCCTGCACGGCCGCCACGGAGATGACGTCCGGCCGGTGCAGCCAGGTGAAGCCGCCCTGGAACTCCGCGATGCGCTCGGCGCACTCCTGCTCGGGCAGCGTGGCCAGCTCCGCGAACGAGCCCGGGCCGGACGCGCCAGCCACCGCGAGGTCGAGGCCGGCGGAGAACGCACGCCCCTCGCCCCGGACCACCACCACCCGCACGTCGCCGGGCAGGTCGCGGGAGAAGTCGCTCATCGCCTGCCACATGGCCGGCGTCTGAGCATTGAGCACGTCGGGCCGGCACAACGTCACCGTGGCGACCGGCCCGTCGCAAGTCAGCCGGACCCCGGTCGCCTCGGCGGTCACCGGACGGCCCGGGGAGCGGCGCTGCTGGACGACGCTGAGTGGCGGGTCACGCCTTCTTGCGGCGCCGGGCACCACCGCGCTGACGCAGCTGCACCCCGGACTCGGTGAGTACTCGGTGGATGAACCCGTAGGAACGGCCGGTCGAGGCCGCCAACGCGCGGATGCTCTCCCCCGAGGTGTACCGCTTTACCAGGTCCTTGGCGAGCGTCTGACGCTCGGCTCCGACGATCCGGCGACCCTTCTCAGTGCTGGTGGCTGTGCCAGTGGCTGCCATGCTGTGTCCTCACGTCCCAGACTGTGCGGTTCGGATACGGTCCCACCTATTAGACCGCCTCGAACGATCATGCGCCAGATATCAACTCTTCGCCAACCGACACGCTATGCAATGTCAGCTTCCCGATAGAGTGATCCTGGCGATCGGCCCCCGCGCTGCCTCCGGGCGTACCACCGTGGCACGGTGACGCCTGCCGACGACCCGTAGCCTTCGGTCGTGATCGACCTGTTGAGCACCGCGGGCGGAGCAGCAGTGGTCTTCGCCGCGACCGACATCGACGACATCGTCATCCTGACCCTGTTCTTCGTCGCGGCGCGCACCACCGGTCGACCCCACCCTTGGCAGATTGTCGCTGGTCAATACCTTGGAATCGGCGCGCTCGCGCTGGCCAGCGCGGTGGTCGCGGCGGGGCTGCTGGTCGTGCCGGACCCGTGGACGGGGCTGCTCGGCCTGCTGCCGATCGCGCTGGGCGTACGCGCGCTGCGCGCCTCTGACGACGACGTCACCCCCGCGGTCGTCACCGGAACGCTCGGTGTGGCCGGGGTGACGATCGCGAACGGCGCCGACAACGTGGCCGTCTACGTACCCGTCTTCCGGGCCCTCGGCGCGGCCGACAGCGCGGTGTTCCTCCTGGTCTTCGTGCTGCTCATCGCGCTGTGGTGTGCCGCCGGCGCCTGGCTGGGCGGGCACCCCCGGGTGGTCCGGCTGGTCGAACGCGCCGGCCACTGGCTGGTGCCGACCATCTTCATCGGCATCGGCGTGCTGATCCTGGTCAGCTCCGGTGTGCTCGGCCGGCTGGTCGACCTGCTCGGCTGAGGACGGCCCGGTCGACCGCCCGCAGGACGCGACGGCCGGGCCGGCGGCAGGCCGGGCCGGTCAGGCCAGCTCGACCAGTTCGAGCAGGTCGTCGCTCCAGGCGTCCTCGTCGCCGTCGGGCAGCAGGATCGCGCGGTCCGGCTTGAGCGCGAGCACCGCGCCCGGGTCGTGGGTGACCAGGACGATCGCACCCGGGTAGTTGGCGATCGCGTCGAGCACCTGCTCCCGGCTGACCGGGTCGAGGTTGTTCGTCGGCTCGTCGAGCAGCAGCACGTTGGCGCCGGAACAGACCAGGGTGGACAGCGCCAGCCGGGTCTTCTCGCCACCGGACAGCACCCCGGCCGGCTTGTTCACGTCGTCACCGGAGAAGAGGAACGCACCGAGGATCTTGCGCAGGTCGGTGTCGGACTGCTCGACGGCGGCGGCGCGCATGTTCTCCAGGACCGTCCGCTCCACGTCCAGCGTCTCGTGCTCCTGGGCGTAGTAGCCCAGCCGCAGGCCGTGACCCGCGTGCACCTCGCCGGTGTCCGGGCTGAGCAGACCGCCGAGCATCCGCAGCAGGGTCGTCTTGCCGGCGCCGTTGAGCCCCAGGATGGCCACCCGGGAGCCGCGGTCGACCGCGACGTTGACGTCGGTGAAGATCTCCAGCGAGCCGTACGACTTGGACAGGCCGGTCGCGGTGAGCGGGGTCTTGCCGCACGGCGCGGGGCTGGGGAAGCGCACCTTGGCCACCCGGTCGGAGACCCGCACCTCCTCCAGGCCGGAGATCAGCTTCTCGGCACGGCGGGCCATGTTCTGCGCGGCCACGGTCTTGGTGGCCTTCGCCCGCATCTTGTCGGCCTGCGCCATCAACGCGCCGGCCTTCTTCTCCGCGTTGGCCCGCTCCCGGCGTCGGCGCCGCTCGTCGGTCTCGCGTGCCTCCAGGTACGCCTTCCAGCCCAGGTTGTACACGTCGATGACCGACCGGGTGGCGTCGAGGAACCACACCTTGTTGACCACCGACTCCAGCAGGGCGCCGTCGTGGGAGATCACGATCAGGCCGCCCTTGTGGTTGGCGAGGAAGCCGCGCAGCCAGGTGATCGAGTCGGCGTCGAGGTGGTTCGTCGGCTCGTCGAGCAGCAGGATGCCGCCGCCGTTCTCGCCGGCGTCGCGGAACAGGATCCGAGCCAGCTCGATGCGGCGGCGCTGACCACCGGAGAGGGTGCCGATGGTCTGCGCGAGTGCCCGGTCCGGCAGGCCGAGGTTGGCGCAGATCCGGGCGGCTTCGGCCTCGGCCGCGTACCCACCCAGGGCGGCGAACTGGTCCTCCAGCGCGCCGTAGCGACGGACCAACTTGTCGCTGGCGTCCTCGGCGAGGCGGGCCTCGACCTCCTGCATCTGCGACATCAGGACGTCCAGGCCGCGTGCGGAGAGCACCCGGTCGCGACCGGTCGCCTCCAGATCGCCGGTGCGCGGGTCCTGCGGGAGGTAGCCGATGGCGCTGCGCTGGTCGATCTGGCCGCCGTACGGCTGACCCTCGCCGGCGAGCACCTTCAGCGTGGTGGTCTTGCCGGCGCCGTTGCGACCGACCAGGCCGATCCGGTCACCGGGCTGTACGCGCAGCGTGGTGTCGGACAGCAGGATCCGGGAACCGGCACGCAGTTCCAGGCCGGTGGCAGTGATCATGTTTTCGGGCTCGCTCTCGGGGTCTGGAAGGCTGACTCGGGGCACGCGAAACCGCCGGCGGGCTCAAGGGGCCCGACGGCGCGGGGCGGTTCAGCCTTCGCAGCGCAGCACCTGACAAGTGTACCGGGCGCCGCTGGAGGGCCCGCCCGGATTACCGATCAAGATCATCGGGTACCGGAAGCGCTGTCCGGACCCCGTCCGGCATTTACAGGACAGAACGACATTCAGACGACATTCACCGGCATACGGCGATCGGGGTCAGCATGGAACTCAACGAGCGGGCCGAGCTCGACACCTCCCAGGTCAACGACCGGGGTCGGGGCGGTGGAGGGGGCGGCGGCCTCGGCATTCCACTTCCCGGCGGCGGTGGTCGCGGCGGGCTCATCGGCATCGTGGTGGCTGTGCTGGTCGCACTGCTCGGCGGCGGGTTCGGCCTGAACGCGATGACCAACGGCGACGAGGGCGGGCAGGCCGGCGGCACCGACCTGGAGCAGCTGTGCTCGCGCGACAACCCCCAGCGCTTCGACGACCTGCGCTGCCGCAACCTGGCCTACGTCAACAGCATCCAGGGCTACTGGCAGGAGGCGTACCCGGAGTTGGGCAAGGGGAAGTACGAGCCGACCGACACCAACTACTTCCAGGCCGCCGTGAACACCGGCTGCGGTCAGGCCGACTCGGGCGTCGGCCCGTTCTACTGCCCCGCCGACCGGCAGGTCTACATCGACCTGGCCTTCTACGAGGAGTTGGCCTCCCGGTTCGGCGCCAAGGGCGAGTTCGCCCAGCCCTACGTGCTCGCCCACGAGTACGGCCACCACGTCCAGAACCTGCTCGGCACCAACGAGAAGGCCGGCCAGGGCGACCAGAGCGGCCCCCGCTCCGCGTCCGTGCGGCTGGAGTTGCAGGCCGACTGCTACGCCGGCGCCTGGGCCAAGCACGCCACCGAGACCAAGGACAAGACCGGCCAGGAACCGCTGTTCAAGTCGATCACCCCGGGCGACATCACCGAGGCACTGAAGGCCGCCGAGGCGATCGGCGACGACAGCATCCAGGAACGCTCCGGCGGGCAGGTCAACCCGGACTCGTTCACCCACGGCACCTCGCAGCAGCGGCAGCGCTGGTTCCAGCAGGGCCACGACAGCGGCGACCCGAAGACCTGCGACACCTTCGGCACCGACCAGCTCTGACACTGGCACCGGTCGCCGTTCGCGTCGATCATGGAGTTGTGGTGCCCGATATGGGCGGACGAGCGACCTTCGTCCACCACCACAACTCCATGATCGACGCGCGGAGGGCGCGGCGCGGGGCTGGGTCAGTTCAGCCTCGAGACCTGGTAGTGCGCGATGAGCCAGTCGTCGTCGATCCGCCGCAGCAGCACGCCCAGGTGCACCGTCAGCGCCGGACGGTCGGTGAAGCCGAACTCCACCTCCAGGTAGCCGAGGACCAGGTCGTCGGCGAGACGCCGGGTCTCCCGGATCTCATAGGCGGCGGTCAGGCCGAGCGGCTGGGCGGCGTAGTACGCGGCAACCCCGGCACGGCCGACGGCGTACGGGTGCAGCCCCTGAAAGATCGCGTCTTCGGTGAAGTACGACGCGACCCGGTCCGGTTCGTGGGCGTCGACCGCCGACTTCCACCGGTCGAGGACGGTACGCAGGATCTGCGCGTCGGACATGATGCTCTCCCTGAGGTGTTGCGGCCACGGGTTACCGGGGCGATGCGCCCATCCTCGGACCGTCGGCACATCAGCAGACCAGGAACGCCGGTTTCCCTCCGTCGAGCGCCGAGGTCAGTCGGGTGCCGGGTCGCGCAACCTGATCCGCACCGCACGAGCCGCGGCGACCACTGCCACGAGCACCGCGTGCCGAGGCTCCGGCACGTCGAGCAACCGCTCGGCCCGCAGCGGCACGAGCGGAGCCAACCGCCGATCGGCCAGCACCGTGTCCACCGCTTTCCGGTCGCCGCCGCAGACCATCGCCGTCAGCGCCGCCGCCTCCGGCAACAGCAGGCGTACGGCCAGGTCCGCCGCATCACCCAGCGCCGCCTTGGCCTGGTTGTCGCGACGCCGGGCGAACCGGTGCTGGGACCATCCCCCAGCCGCGGTGCGCCCCTGCACGTAGCGGGTGTCCACCTTGGAGACGACAAGGTCGGCGCCCTCGGCCACGCCGACGGCCACCGCGCCCTTGCGGGCCAGCAGCAGGCCGATCCGGCGGGGCGTCACGGCGGCGGCCACGAACCCGGGAACGTCACCGCTGACCGGCGCGCCGGGTGGGGCGTACAGCTCGGCGGTGGCCCCGTCCGCGGCGGTGAGCAGCAGGCCGTACTCCCGCTCGGTCGTGGTGTACGGGCCGTGCCGGTCGGCGAAGCCCTCGACCCAGCGCCCGACGCGGGCCGGGTCGACCTCCACCCACCGACCTCCCCCGGCTGCGGGTCGACTGGTCACCGCCCGACCGTACGGCACGACAACGCGGATCGGGCGGTCGGGCGCGGCGCTCAGCCCGGCAGCAGCGCGACCACCGCCAGCGCGGCGATGAGCGCGCTGGAGACCAGCCCGGTAATCAGCCGCCCGCGCGGCCCGGTCAGGGCCCGCCCGACCATCGTGCCGCCGCCCGCGACGAGCAGCTGCCAGCTCGCCGACGCCAGGAACACACCGGCCACGAACAGCGCCGCCGCGCCCGGGTCCGCGTCGGCGGTGTCCCGCCGACCGAGCACCAGCGCGCTGAAGTAGAGCACCGTCATCGGGTTCAGCAGGGTCAACCCGAGCAGCGCCGCGTAGGCCCGCCCGGGCGTGCTCAGACCCCGCCCGACGGGTGCCGTCGGCGTCCGCCGCGAGCGGTGGGTGGACCAGGTCCGCCACAGACCGTGCGCGGCGAGACCGAGCAGGACGACGGCGGCGACCACCCGCAACGGCCCGGCGACCGGCGCGATGATGCCGGCCAGGCTGGCACCCCCGAGCGTTGCGGCCGCCGCGTAGAGCCCGTCGGCCGTCGCCACCGCGAGCGCTGCGGCCGCACCGACCCGAAACGAGGTACGCGCACTCAGGCCCAGAATCAGGATCGCGATCGCGCCGACGGGGATGGCGACGCCGTAGCCGGCCACCAGACCGGCCAGGAACGCCCCGTTCACGGACGTCGGTGTCGGGTCGAGGCCCGTCCCCGGGCCGGCCGCTGTCGACGCACGGCGGTGGCCGCACGGACAGGGACCTGCATCGTGTACGCCTCAATCACACGCGCATCCTGCGCGCCGAACCCACGCCCGCGCCACCAGATTTCCCGCGGCCCGCGGCCGGCGCACTCCGCCCTGCCGCCCCACGTCCCCGCGCCGTGCACCCCGCACCCCGAGCCGTTCCGGCGCTGTCCCAAGCCCTCCTCGCGGGGGCTGCGACCAAGATTCGTGCAACTTCGGGGATGTTGCTGCCTCCGAGACGCCGGAGGCAGCAACATCGCTGATGTTGCGCGGATCTTGCCGGGTGGACGGGTGCGGCGGCGCGCGCGGCACGGGGGGCGGAACGCGTCGAGCGCGACGCCCCTGGGGGCATCGCGCTCGACGGGCAGAGCCGACCGGAGTCGGCTCAGACGTTGAAGCCGAGGGAACGGAGCTGGTCCCGACCCTCGTCAGTGATCTTGTCGGGGCCCCACGGCGGGAGCCACACCCAGTTGATTCGGATGTCGTTGACCAGGCCGCCGCCCGGGCCGGTGGTCAGCGCCTGCCGGGTCTGGTCCTCGATCACGTCGGTCAACGGGCAGGCCGCCGAGGTGAGCGTCATGTCCAGGGTGGCGACGTTTTCGTCGTCGACGTGCACGCCGTATACCAGACCCAGGTCGACGACGTTGATCCCGAGTTCCGGGTCGACGACGTCCTTCATGGCCTCTTCGATGTCGGCGATCATGGCCTTGCTGACGCCGGCCGTCGGTGCGTCGCCGGCCTCCGGCGTCGCGGTGGCGTCGGTCGTCACGGAGTCGACCTGCGACGCCGCGACGGCGTCACCGGCCTCCGGCGTCGCTTCGGTAGCCGTGTTCTCGCTCATGCCGTCCCTCCGCTTCGCTCCGTGACGCCGACAGGCGCCACGGTGCTGCAACAATGATTGGCTCGCTGACGCTCGATCACGCCTTCACCTCCGGGCTCGCGCCCACACCCGCGCGTGCCGCGGCGTCCTTGAACGCCATCCACGGCAGCAGTGCGCACTTGACCCGGGCGGGATAACGGGCCACACCCGCGAAGGCCACCCCGTCACCCAGCACGTCCTCGTCCGGCGTGACCTGACCACGTCCGGACATCAACTCCACGAACGCCTCGTGCACCTCGAATGCTTCCCGGGCACCCCGACCGCGCAGCAACTCGTGCAGGACGCTCGCCGAGGCCTGGCTGATCGAGCAGCCCATGCCGTCGTACGAGATGTCGTGCAGCACAGTGCCGTCGGTGGCCACCCGGACGGTGACCTCGTCGCCGCAGGTCGGGTTGACGTGGTGCGCCTCCTCGACCCGGTCGCCCGAGTCTTCGGCGTCGCGCAGACCGCGCCCGTGTGGGCGCTTGTAGTGGTCCAGGATGATCTCCTGGTAGAGCTGGTCGAGCTGCATCAGTCGAACACCTTCCGCACCTGCTCCAGACCGGCCACCAGAGCGTCGATCTCCTCGGTGGTGGTGTAGAGGTAGAACGAGGCCCGGGTCATGGCCGGGACGCCGAACCGGCTGCACACCGGCTTGGCACAGTGGTGACCCACCCGCACCTGCACGCCGAGCGAGTCGAGCACCTGACCCACGTCGTGCGGGTGCACGTCGCCGAGCGCGAACGAGATGGTGCCGCCCCGGCCAACCGGCACGGTCGGGCCGAAGATCCGAAGGTCCGGCACCGAGCCGAAGGCGTCCAGCGCGTACGCCGTCAGCTCCTTCTCGTGCCACTGGATGGCCCGCATCCCGACACCGGTCAGGTAGTCGACGGCAGCGCCGAGCGCGACCGCCTCGGCGATCGGCGGGGTGCCGGCCTCGAACCGGGCCGGCGGGGCGGCGAACGTCGATCGGGCCATGGTGACCGTCTCGATCATCGAGCCGCCGCCGAAGACCGGTGGCATGGCCGCGAGCAGCTCACCCCGGCCCCAGAGCACCCCGATGCCGGTCGGGCCGCACATCTTGTGGCCGGTGAACACGATGTAGTCGGCGTCCAGGTCGACCACGTCGATGGGCAGGTGCGGCACCGACTGCGAGCAGTCCAGCAACAGCAGCGCGCCCACCTCGCGGACCCGCGCGGTGATGCGGGAGGTCGCGTTGACAGTGCCGAGGATGTTCGACACGTGCACCAGCGAGACGATCTTCGTCCGTTCGGTGACCAGGTCCTCCAGGCCCGACTCGTCCAGTCGGCCCTGGTCGGTGACGGGGAACCAGCGCAGGGTCGCGCCGGTCCGTTCGCAGAGCAACTGCCACGGGACGATGTTCGAGTGGTGCTCCATCTCGGAGATCACCACCTCGTCGCCGGGGCCCAGGCGGAACCGCGGGTCCGCGTCCGGGCGCAGCGAGGCGTTCGAGAAGGCGTACGCCACGATGTTGATCGCCTCGGTGGAGTTCTTGGTGAAGACCACCTCGTCGACGCTGGGCGCGTTGATGAACGCGGCGATCTTCGCCCGCGCCCCCTCGTACGCCTCGGTGGCCTCGGTGCCCAGGGTGTGCACCGACCGCGAGACGTTGGCGTTGTGCCGCGCGTAGTGCTCGTCGAGAACGTCGAGCACCTGGCGGGGTTTGTGCGAGGTGTTGGCGCTGTCGAGGTAGACCAGCGGGTGCCCGTTGACCTCGCGATCCAGGATCGGGAAGTCGGCGCGTACCCGGGCCACGTCGAAACGCGGCACGTCGTCGTACTGCGGCATCCCCTCGGGGATCGCGATGCTGGTCATCTCGGCAGCGCCTCTCCCGCTCAGGCCTTGGCCGTGCCGGCCCCGGCGGCGTACCGCTCGTAGCCCTCGGCCTCGAGCTTGTCGGCCAGCTCCGGGCCGCCCTGCTCGACGATCCGGCCGGCGATGAACACGTGCACGAAGTCCGGCTTGATGTAGCGCAGGATCCGCGTGTAGTGGGTGATCAGCAGCACGCCGGTGTCGCCGTCGTCGCGGACCCGGTTGACGCCCTCGCTGACCACGCGCAGCGCGTCCACGTCGAGGCCCGAGTCGGTCTCGTCGAGGATGGCGATCTTCGGCTTGAGCAGCTCCAGCTGGACGATCTCGTGCCGCTTCTTCTCACCACCGGAGAAGCCCTCGTTGACGTTGCGCTGGGCGAACGCCGGGTCCATCTGCAGGCGCTCCATCGCGCCGCGCAGCTCGCCACCCCAGGTGCGCAGCTTCGGTGCCTCGCCGTCGATGGCGGTCTTCGCGGTGCGCAGGAAGTTGGCCACCGAGACGCCGGGCACCTCGACCGGGTACTGCATGGCCAGGAAGAGGCCGGCGCGGGCCCGCTCGTCGACAGTCATGGCGAGCACGTCCTCGCCGTCGAGGGTCACCGTGCCGCCGGTGATCTCGTACTTGGGGTGACCGGCGATCGAGTACGCCAGGGTCGACTTGCCGGAGCCGTTCGGGCCCATGATCGCGTGGGTCTCGCCGGACTTCACGGTCAGGTCGACGCCGGACAGGATCGGCTTGAGCTCACCCTCGGGCAGCTTGACCGACACCTTCAGGTCGCGGATCTCCAGGGTGCTCATTATCGGGTCACTCCATTACTCGGCGTCAGGCTGAGGTAGATGTCGCCGTCGCGGACTTCGACGGGGTAGACGGGGACGGGTTCGGTGGCGGGCAGCCCGGTCGGCTCACCGGTGCGCAGGTCGAAGCGCGAGCCGTGCAACCAGCACTCCAGCGTGCAGCCGTCGACCTCGCCCTCGGAGAGGGCGACCGAGGCGTGCGAGCACTCGTCGTACACGGCGTAGAAGTTGCCGTCCTCGCCGTGCACCAGGGCGATCGACGTGCCGTCGACGTCCGCGCTGATGGCGGTGCCCTTCGGTACGTCCTCGGTGGAGCAGATCCGGATCATCAGGCGCCCGCCTTGGTCAGCCGGGCCTCGATCGCGTCGCCCAGGCGCTCGCGCAGGGACTCCACCGGGATCTTGTTGATCAGCTCGGCGAAGAAGCCGCGGACCACCAGGCGGCGGGCCTCGCTCTCCGGGATACCCCGGGCCATCAGGTAGAAGAGCTGCTCGTCGTCGAAGCGGCCGGTCGCGCTGGCGTGGCCGGCGCCGGCGATCTCGCCGGTCTCGATCTCCAGATTGGGTACGGAGTCCGCCCGAGCGCCTTCGGTGAGCAGCAGGTTCCGGTTGATCTCGTACGTGTCGGTGCCGGTCGCCTCGGCGCGGATCAGCACGTCGCCCACCCAGACGGTGTGCGCGTCCTCGCCCTGCAGGGCGCCCCGGTAGCCGACGTAGCTGCGGCAGTCCGGCACGGAGTGGTCGACCAGCTGCCGGTGCTCCAGGTGCTGACCGGAGTCGGCGAAGTAGACGCCGTACAGCTCGGCCTCGCCACCCCGACCGGTGTATTCCACGCTGGTGAACTGCCGGACGAGGTCACCACCGAGGGTGACCTGGATGTGCACGACCCGGGCGTCGCGGCCCAGCTTCACCTGGATGTGCTGCGCCTGGACCGCGTCGGAGGCCCAGTCGGCGATCGTGACCAGGGTCAGCTTCGCGCCGTCGGCGACGAACACCTCGACGTTGTCGGCCAGCGTGGCCGAGCCCTCCTGGGAGAGCACGACAGTGGCCTCCGCGAACCGACCCACCTGGACCTGGGTCCGGGCGAAGGCCAGCTCCTCGGGGTACGCGCCCAGCAGTCGGACGATCACCGCGTCGGACACCACCGCGTCGGCGGCCACCTCGACCAGCGTGACCCGCGCGGCACCGCCGTGCGCCAGTGCGCTGATCCGGTCGGTCGGCACCGGCGCGGACGCGACGCTGGCGTCACTCGGCTCGACGAGCCGCACCGACACCCCGGCCGGCAGGTCCGGGTGCTCGATGGTGACGCCCCGGCCGGTGGCGGCGGAGGTGTCCGCCGTGGCCAGGCCGCGGAGGCGCTTGAGCGGGGTGAAACGCCACTCCTCCTCCAGGCCGGTGAGGGCCGGGAAGTCGGCGACGTCGTACGAGCGCAGCGCCTGCGACTTGGTGCTGGGTGGCGCGGAAGCCTGGGTAGTCATTTCTTCCTTGGTCTGTCTGTTCCGTGGCGACGAGGTGGGGTCCTGGTGTGGCGGGCCGAGGTTCCCGGCCCGCCACGCGGGAGCGGCGGCGTCAGCCGACC
This portion of the Micromonospora zamorensis genome encodes:
- a CDS encoding enoyl-CoA hydratase/isomerase family protein; translated protein: MTAEATGVRLTCDGPVATVTLCRPDVLNAQTPAMWQAMSDFSRDLPGDVRVVVVRGEGRAFSAGLDLAVAGASGPGSFAELATLPEQECAERIAEFQGGFTWLHRPDVISVAAVQGHAIGAGFQLALACDLRVLAADAKLSMAEVTLGLVPDLAGTKRLVELVGYARALEICATGRRLDAAEADRIGLATLVVPPAELDGAVQDLTAGLLSGARDAVVEIKALLAGAAGRSHADQQRAEREAQTRRLRDLAGRGE
- a CDS encoding helix-turn-helix domain-containing protein; translation: MAATGTATSTEKGRRIVGAERQTLAKDLVKRYTSGESIRALAASTGRSYGFIHRVLTESGVQLRQRGGARRRKKA
- a CDS encoding cadmium resistance transporter → MIDLLSTAGGAAVVFAATDIDDIVILTLFFVAARTTGRPHPWQIVAGQYLGIGALALASAVVAAGLLVVPDPWTGLLGLLPIALGVRALRASDDDVTPAVVTGTLGVAGVTIANGADNVAVYVPVFRALGAADSAVFLLVFVLLIALWCAAGAWLGGHPRVVRLVERAGHWLVPTIFIGIGVLILVSSGVLGRLVDLLG
- a CDS encoding ABC-F family ATP-binding cassette domain-containing protein — encoded protein: MITATGLELRAGSRILLSDTTLRVQPGDRIGLVGRNGAGKTTTLKVLAGEGQPYGGQIDQRSAIGYLPQDPRTGDLEATGRDRVLSARGLDVLMSQMQEVEARLAEDASDKLVRRYGALEDQFAALGGYAAEAEAARICANLGLPDRALAQTIGTLSGGQRRRIELARILFRDAGENGGGILLLDEPTNHLDADSITWLRGFLANHKGGLIVISHDGALLESVVNKVWFLDATRSVIDVYNLGWKAYLEARETDERRRRRERANAEKKAGALMAQADKMRAKATKTVAAQNMARRAEKLISGLEEVRVSDRVAKVRFPSPAPCGKTPLTATGLSKSYGSLEIFTDVNVAVDRGSRVAILGLNGAGKTTLLRMLGGLLSPDTGEVHAGHGLRLGYYAQEHETLDVERTVLENMRAAAVEQSDTDLRKILGAFLFSGDDVNKPAGVLSGGEKTRLALSTLVCSGANVLLLDEPTNNLDPVSREQVLDAIANYPGAIVLVTHDPGAVLALKPDRAILLPDGDEDAWSDDLLELVELA
- a CDS encoding neutral zinc metallopeptidase, which encodes MELNERAELDTSQVNDRGRGGGGGGGLGIPLPGGGGRGGLIGIVVAVLVALLGGGFGLNAMTNGDEGGQAGGTDLEQLCSRDNPQRFDDLRCRNLAYVNSIQGYWQEAYPELGKGKYEPTDTNYFQAAVNTGCGQADSGVGPFYCPADRQVYIDLAFYEELASRFGAKGEFAQPYVLAHEYGHHVQNLLGTNEKAGQGDQSGPRSASVRLELQADCYAGAWAKHATETKDKTGQEPLFKSITPGDITEALKAAEAIGDDSIQERSGGQVNPDSFTHGTSQQRQRWFQQGHDSGDPKTCDTFGTDQL
- a CDS encoding YybH family protein: MSDAQILRTVLDRWKSAVDAHEPDRVASYFTEDAIFQGLHPYAVGRAGVAAYYAAQPLGLTAAYEIRETRRLADDLVLGYLEVEFGFTDRPALTVHLGVLLRRIDDDWLIAHYQVSRLN
- a CDS encoding acVLRF1 family peptidyl-tRNA hydrolase, with the protein product MTSRPAAGGGRWVEVDPARVGRWVEGFADRHGPYTTTEREYGLLLTAADGATAELYAPPGAPVSGDVPGFVAAAVTPRRIGLLLARKGAVAVGVAEGADLVVSKVDTRYVQGRTAAGGWSQHRFARRRDNQAKAALGDAADLAVRLLLPEAAALTAMVCGGDRKAVDTVLADRRLAPLVPLRAERLLDVPEPRHAVLVAVVAAARAVRIRLRDPAPD
- a CDS encoding LysE family transporter — its product is MNGAFLAGLVAGYGVAIPVGAIAILILGLSARTSFRVGAAAALAVATADGLYAAAATLGGASLAGIIAPVAGPLRVVAAVVLLGLAAHGLWRTWSTHRSRRTPTAPVGRGLSTPGRAYAALLGLTLLNPMTVLYFSALVLGRRDTADADPGAAALFVAGVFLASASWQLLVAGGGTMVGRALTGPRGRLITGLVSSALIAALAVVALLPG
- a CDS encoding metal-sulfur cluster assembly factor is translated as MSENTATEATPEAGDAVAASQVDSVTTDATATPEAGDAPTAGVSKAMIADIEEAMKDVVDPELGINVVDLGLVYGVHVDDENVATLDMTLTSAACPLTDVIEDQTRQALTTGPGGGLVNDIRINWVWLPPWGPDKITDEGRDQLRSLGFNV
- the sufU gene encoding Fe-S cluster assembly sulfur transfer protein SufU, which produces MQLDQLYQEIILDHYKRPHGRGLRDAEDSGDRVEEAHHVNPTCGDEVTVRVATDGTVLHDISYDGMGCSISQASASVLHELLRGRGAREAFEVHEAFVELMSGRGQVTPDEDVLGDGVAFAGVARYPARVKCALLPWMAFKDAAARAGVGASPEVKA
- a CDS encoding cysteine desulfurase; translated protein: MTSIAIPEGMPQYDDVPRFDVARVRADFPILDREVNGHPLVYLDSANTSHKPRQVLDVLDEHYARHNANVSRSVHTLGTEATEAYEGARAKIAAFINAPSVDEVVFTKNSTEAINIVAYAFSNASLRPDADPRFRLGPGDEVVISEMEHHSNIVPWQLLCERTGATLRWFPVTDQGRLDESGLEDLVTERTKIVSLVHVSNILGTVNATSRITARVREVGALLLLDCSQSVPHLPIDVVDLDADYIVFTGHKMCGPTGIGVLWGRGELLAAMPPVFGGGSMIETVTMARSTFAAPPARFEAGTPPIAEAVALGAAVDYLTGVGMRAIQWHEKELTAYALDAFGSVPDLRIFGPTVPVGRGGTISFALGDVHPHDVGQVLDSLGVQVRVGHHCAKPVCSRFGVPAMTRASFYLYTTTEEIDALVAGLEQVRKVFD